In a single window of the Raphanus sativus cultivar WK10039 chromosome 9, ASM80110v3, whole genome shotgun sequence genome:
- the LOC108832007 gene encoding uncharacterized protein LOC108832007 — protein MMNFDVKPARERISIQLNELDEIRYHAYENSKLYKERTKAYHDKKIIPRHFEPNDQVLLYNSRLAIFPGKVRSRWSGPFTVKKVSPYGAIMLINSKGEEYTVNGQRVKHYWAKAETPDRRITCLGLPPIG, from the coding sequence ATGATGAACTTTGACGTCAAACCTGCTAGAGAAAGGATATCGATTCAGCTGAATGAGTTAGATGAAATCAGATATCACGCTTACGAGAATTCAAAGTTATACAAGGAAAGAACAAAAGCTTATCACGATAAGAAGATCATCCCTAGACATTTCGAACCAAATGATCAAGTGCTTTTGTATAATTCTCGTTTGGCAATATTTCCTGGAAAAGTAAGATCACGCTGGTCCGGTCCCTTTACTGTTAAAAAAGTAAGCCCCTATGGAGCCATAATGCTAATCAACTCTAAGGGAGAAGAGTACACGGTGAATGGACAAAGAGTTAAGCACTATTGGGCGAAGGCAGAGACACCAGACAGACGAATTACATGTTTGGGATTACCACCTATCGGTTGA
- the LOC130500064 gene encoding uncharacterized protein LOC130500064, which yields MVSTWPDISHLAISKAELIGVLRQMGPQVKWPPKMKAAEANQNPKQWCEFHSDHGHTTEDCIALKMEVAELLKKGYLQEFFSDKAKNLLNKEGPSLPIETAPALPPQQDKVIHVITGGSEVGRISSAAAKKSTRNARNGQEAEGPKRLLLGTNEISFTAREQEKVLTPHHDALVISLTIANCLVKRILVDNRSSSNIIFYSAFADLGLEPTTLTRKATPLVGFSGEVKQTLGEVLLLVYAEGVNQATKLLVFDCPSSYNVILGRPWIHDMGAVPSTLHQLVKFPTPWDIRAVKGDQENARSCYQTTLRGKTHVL from the coding sequence ATGGTGTCTACTTGGCCTGACATCTCCCATCTCGCGATATCCAAAGCAGAGCTGATCGGTGTCTTACGACAAATGGGTCCTCAAGTCAAGTGGCCTCCTAAGATGAAGGCCGCGGAGGCTAATCAAAATCCCAAGCAATGGTGCGAGTTCCATAGTGATCATGGTCATACTACGGAGGATTGCATAGCCCTAAAGATGGAAGTCgccgagctcctcaagaaaggcTATCTACAGGAGTTCTTCTCGGATAAAgccaagaaccttctaaatAAAGAAGGTCCCAGTCTCCCTATCGAGACAGCTCCTGCATTGCCACCACAGCAAGACAAGGTGATCCACGTCATCACAGGCGGATCAGAGGTAGGCAGAATTAGCAGTGCCGCAGCCAAGAAAAGTACTCGCAATGCCAGGAAcggccaagaggccgagggtcccAAGCGCCTACTCCTTGGAACAAATGAGATCAGTttcactgcaagggagcaggagaaggtTCTCACCCCTCATCATGACGCACTcgtcatttcacttaccatagcaaactgcCTGGTCAAGCGGATACTAGTAGATAATAggagctccagcaacataaTCTTCTATTCGGCCTTCGCCGACCTGGGTTTGGAACCTACAACTCTAACCAGAAAGGCAACCCCCCTCgtaggcttcagtggagaaGTCAAACAAACCTTAGGAGAGGTCCTTCTTCTCGTGTATGCCGAAGGGGTAAACCAAGCCACGAAGTTGCTGGTCTTCGACTGCCCCTCATCATACAATGTGATattgggaagaccttggatccatgacatgggagccgtaccttcaACTTTGCACCAGCTGGTCAAGTTCCCAACCCCTTGGGACATCAGAGCGGTCAAGGGGGATCAAGAGAATGCTAGGTCTTGCTATCAGACTACCCTTAGGGGAAAGACTCAtgtcttatag